In Bacillus cereus ATCC 14579, a single window of DNA contains:
- the acoA gene encoding acetoin:2,6-dichlorophenolindophenol oxidoreductase subunit alpha, whose translation MLKTTESKGNEITKEQARWMYEKMLEIRKFEDKVHELFAQGVLPGFVHLYAGEEAVAVGVCAHLTDSDSITSTHRGHGHCIAKGCDLNGMMAELFGKATGLCKGKGGSMHIADLDKGMLGANGIVGGGFPLACGSALTAKYKGTKDVSVCFFGDGANNEGTFHEGVNLAAIWKLPVIFIAENNGYGEATTFEYASSCDSIADRAKAYNIPGVQVDGKDLLAVYKAAAEAVERARNGDGPTIIECMTYRNYGHFEGEAQTYKTSEEKEEHLNEKDAIVNFRKHLIHEALLTESELVDMEKPVDEAVQRSIEFSENSPYPDDEELLKDVYVSYK comes from the coding sequence ATGTTAAAAACAACTGAAAGTAAAGGGAATGAAATTACGAAAGAACAAGCTCGTTGGATGTACGAAAAAATGTTAGAGATTCGTAAGTTTGAAGATAAGGTGCATGAATTGTTCGCGCAAGGCGTTTTGCCTGGTTTCGTTCATTTATACGCAGGTGAAGAAGCAGTAGCAGTTGGTGTATGTGCCCACTTAACGGATAGTGACAGTATTACAAGTACACATAGAGGTCATGGACATTGTATCGCAAAAGGTTGTGATTTAAATGGTATGATGGCTGAACTTTTCGGGAAAGCGACAGGATTATGTAAAGGAAAAGGCGGTTCCATGCATATTGCCGATTTAGATAAAGGAATGCTAGGTGCGAATGGCATTGTAGGCGGCGGTTTCCCACTTGCTTGCGGTTCAGCATTAACAGCTAAATATAAAGGAACAAAAGATGTAAGTGTTTGCTTCTTCGGTGACGGAGCAAATAATGAAGGGACATTTCATGAAGGGGTTAATTTAGCGGCGATTTGGAAGTTACCAGTTATTTTTATCGCAGAAAATAACGGTTACGGTGAAGCAACTACATTTGAATATGCTTCAAGTTGTGATTCTATTGCTGATCGTGCAAAAGCTTATAATATTCCAGGTGTTCAAGTAGATGGAAAAGATCTTCTAGCTGTATATAAAGCTGCTGCAGAAGCAGTGGAACGTGCGCGTAATGGTGATGGTCCAACAATTATTGAATGTATGACATATCGTAATTACGGTCATTTCGAAGGTGAAGCGCAAACATATAAAACATCAGAAGAAAAAGAAGAACATTTAAATGAAAAAGATGCAATTGTGAATTTTCGTAAGCATTTAATTCATGAAGCTTTATTAACTGAGTCTGAACTTGTGGATATGGAAAAGCCAGTAGATGAGGCAGTACAAAGATCAATTGAGTTTAGTGAAAATAGTCCGTATCCAGATGATGAAGAATTATTAAAAGATGTTTATGTTTCTTATAAATAA
- a CDS encoding NUDIX domain-containing protein yields the protein MKNPKLRAEAMILNEDHSKVLVQCDENESFYRFPGGSIEFGETSKEAIIRELIEEYDLKVDVQELAIVNEQIFEWDNEKGHHCTLIHWGTVEKIITNEIRHKEHEDIILIWKSLEELQEKLTYPEGIISYLEGDNRNIVQFISSN from the coding sequence ATGAAAAATCCTAAATTACGTGCTGAAGCAATGATTTTAAATGAAGATCATTCTAAAGTACTTGTACAATGCGATGAAAATGAATCATTTTATCGTTTTCCAGGTGGCTCTATTGAATTTGGTGAAACGTCAAAAGAAGCAATAATTCGAGAGTTAATAGAAGAGTACGATTTGAAAGTTGATGTTCAAGAGTTAGCAATTGTAAATGAACAGATTTTTGAGTGGGACAACGAAAAAGGTCATCATTGTACATTGATACATTGGGGGACTGTTGAAAAAATCATTACAAATGAAATAAGGCATAAAGAGCATGAGGATATTATATTAATTTGGAAAAGTCTAGAGGAATTACAGGAGAAGCTGACATATCCTGAAGGCATCATAAGTTATTTAGAAGGGGATAACCGTAATATAGTCCAATTTATTTCAAGTAATTAA
- a CDS encoding DinB family protein — protein sequence MVHVKDVLADQLLANANDPSWYMPFSDAVKDLSEREAFWKPNEECNSIAEIVQHLLYWNSTWQTRYKESHVNAVPAIGDNNKSFMLSDNQTFDELREKLLEKLLQWQTLINEEKVESDVVGFPVSAKWWEVLANVTTHNAYHIGQIIYIRKLQQSFDNK from the coding sequence ATGGTCCATGTGAAAGATGTATTAGCAGATCAGTTATTAGCAAATGCGAATGATCCCAGTTGGTATATGCCATTTTCAGATGCAGTTAAGGATTTATCTGAGAGGGAAGCTTTCTGGAAACCGAATGAAGAGTGTAATAGTATAGCCGAAATTGTACAACATTTACTGTATTGGAACTCTACGTGGCAAACTAGGTATAAAGAATCACATGTTAATGCAGTACCCGCTATAGGAGATAATAATAAAAGTTTTATGCTTTCAGATAATCAAACTTTCGATGAATTACGGGAAAAACTACTAGAAAAACTGCTACAATGGCAAACTCTCATAAATGAAGAAAAGGTTGAAAGTGATGTAGTGGGATTTCCTGTTTCTGCAAAATGGTGGGAAGTGTTAGCGAATGTAACAACTCATAATGCATATCATATTGGGCAAATTATTTACATCCGAAAATTACAGCAGAGCTTTGATAATAAATAA
- a CDS encoding oxidoreductase, with protein sequence MNKKIAIITGASSGFGLLTTLELAKKNYLVIATMRNLEKQVRLISQVTQLNLQQNIKVQQLDVTDQNSIHNFQLFLKEIQKVDLLVNNAGYANGGFVEEIPVEEYRKQFETNLFGAISITQLVLPYMRKQRSGKIINISSISGQVGFPGLSPYVSSKYALEGWSESLRLEVKPFGIDVALIEPGSYNTNIWEVGKQLAENQSDTTSPYKEYMDKIQKHINSGSNTFGNPIDVANKIVEIAESKRTNLRYPIGKGLKFMIFAKKILPWKLWEYLVLRSFKKM encoded by the coding sequence ATGAATAAAAAAATCGCAATAATTACAGGAGCCTCAAGTGGATTTGGACTATTAACTACACTCGAACTCGCAAAAAAAAATTATTTAGTTATCGCTACAATGCGAAACCTTGAAAAACAAGTGCGCTTAATATCTCAAGTTACTCAACTTAACTTACAGCAAAATATAAAAGTTCAACAATTAGATGTAACCGATCAAAATTCTATACATAACTTCCAATTATTTTTAAAAGAAATACAAAAAGTAGACCTTCTTGTTAATAATGCAGGATATGCAAATGGCGGCTTTGTAGAAGAAATTCCAGTAGAGGAATACCGTAAACAATTTGAAACAAACCTATTTGGAGCTATATCAATTACCCAGCTTGTCTTACCGTATATGAGAAAACAAAGAAGTGGAAAAATCATTAATATAAGCAGCATTAGCGGTCAAGTTGGATTCCCTGGTTTATCTCCTTATGTATCTTCAAAATATGCATTAGAAGGCTGGAGTGAATCGCTTCGCTTAGAAGTAAAACCTTTCGGAATAGATGTTGCTTTAATTGAACCAGGTTCTTATAACACAAACATATGGGAGGTTGGGAAACAACTAGCTGAAAACCAATCTGATACAACATCTCCTTACAAAGAGTATATGGATAAAATACAAAAACATATTAATAGCGGTAGTAATACATTTGGTAATCCGATAGATGTTGCTAATAAAATTGTTGAAATTGCTGAATCTAAGCGTACAAATTTACGATATCCAATCGGTAAAGGTTTGAAATTTATGATTTTTGCGAAGAAGATTCTTCCTTGGAAATTGTGGGAATACCTTGTTTTGAGAAGCTTTAAGAAGATGTAA
- a CDS encoding DUF4181 domain-containing protein, whose amino-acid sequence MGASTFWIITIVFCIAIYFLDKFLRKKLNMPKGGFWGYKKHVNSLHKKLEIGLLFIYLITSFIFIFKFESINIAYVIFTYLGGTLILRALMEWKYDRESKEYIFSVIGVFTFIFMTSILFYFFPPAV is encoded by the coding sequence ATGGGAGCTTCTACTTTTTGGATTATAACTATTGTTTTTTGTATAGCTATCTATTTTCTCGATAAGTTTTTAAGAAAAAAATTGAATATGCCCAAGGGTGGTTTTTGGGGATATAAGAAACATGTAAATAGTTTACATAAAAAATTGGAAATAGGACTACTTTTTATTTATTTAATAACTAGCTTTATATTTATCTTTAAATTTGAAAGTATTAATATTGCTTATGTCATTTTTACTTATTTAGGTGGGACGTTAATCTTAAGAGCATTGATGGAATGGAAGTATGATAGAGAGTCGAAAGAATATATATTTTCGGTAATTGGGGTATTCACGTTTATTTTTATGACTTCGATACTATTTTACTTCTTTCCACCTGCTGTATAA
- the lpdA gene encoding dihydrolipoyl dehydrogenase, translated as MSKLVVIGGGPAGYVAAITAAQNGKGVTLIDEAELGGTCLNVGCMPTKSLLESAEIHDIVRKANDYGVTLNTGSISIDWNQIQARKSQIVMQLVQGIQYLMKKNKIKVVKGKAKFETDHRVRVVQGNKEEVVDGESFIIASGSEPTELPFAPFDGKWILNSSHAMSLESVPSSLLIVGGGVIGCEFASIYSRLGTKVSIVEMAPQLLPGEDEDIANILREKLEKDGVKIFTGAVLKGLNNYKKQASFEYEGITHEVTPEFVLVSVGRKPRVQQLGLEKAGVQFSNKGISVNEHMQTNVSHIYAAGDVIGGIQLAHVAFHEGTTAALHASGEDVKVNYHAVPRCIYTAPEIASVGLSEKGAREQYGDILIGEFPFTANGKALILGEQVGKVKVIVEPKYQEIVGISIIGPYATELIGQGTVMIHTEVTADIMRDYIAAHPTLSEAIHEALMQAVGHAVHA; from the coding sequence ATGAGTAAACTAGTTGTAATTGGAGGCGGACCAGCTGGATATGTAGCGGCAATTACCGCGGCTCAAAATGGCAAAGGTGTCACTCTTATTGATGAAGCTGAACTTGGCGGAACGTGTTTAAATGTTGGTTGTATGCCTACGAAATCACTATTAGAAAGTGCTGAAATACATGACATTGTGAGAAAAGCGAATGATTATGGAGTTACGCTTAATACAGGAAGTATATCAATTGATTGGAATCAAATACAGGCGAGAAAATCACAAATCGTAATGCAACTCGTCCAAGGAATACAATATTTAATGAAGAAAAATAAAATTAAAGTTGTAAAAGGAAAAGCGAAATTCGAAACGGATCATCGTGTGCGAGTTGTACAAGGAAATAAAGAAGAAGTAGTTGATGGAGAGAGCTTTATTATCGCATCTGGTTCCGAACCTACAGAATTACCATTCGCTCCGTTCGATGGAAAATGGATTTTAAATAGTAGCCATGCCATGTCTCTTGAGAGTGTACCATCTTCATTGTTAATCGTTGGCGGTGGTGTAATAGGATGTGAGTTTGCAAGTATTTATAGTAGACTTGGCACAAAAGTATCGATAGTTGAAATGGCACCGCAATTACTACCTGGTGAAGATGAAGATATCGCGAATATTTTAAGAGAGAAATTAGAAAAAGATGGTGTGAAAATTTTTACGGGAGCAGTTTTAAAAGGATTAAATAACTATAAGAAGCAAGCTTCATTTGAGTACGAGGGAATTACTCACGAAGTAACTCCAGAATTTGTTCTTGTTTCTGTAGGAAGAAAACCACGAGTGCAACAATTAGGATTAGAAAAGGCAGGGGTTCAGTTTTCAAATAAAGGGATTTCTGTGAATGAACATATGCAAACGAACGTATCGCATATTTACGCAGCTGGTGATGTAATCGGTGGAATTCAGCTTGCTCACGTTGCCTTCCATGAAGGAACGACAGCAGCATTACACGCAAGCGGAGAAGACGTGAAAGTAAATTATCACGCTGTGCCCCGTTGTATATACACAGCTCCAGAAATAGCTAGTGTAGGGTTAAGTGAAAAAGGTGCAAGAGAACAATATGGTGATATCCTCATCGGAGAATTTCCTTTTACAGCGAACGGAAAAGCTCTTATTTTAGGAGAACAAGTAGGTAAAGTAAAAGTCATTGTAGAACCTAAATACCAAGAAATTGTAGGGATTTCTATTATCGGTCCTTATGCAACTGAACTTATTGGTCAAGGAACCGTAATGATTCATACAGAAGTTACCGCTGATATAATGAGAGATTATATTGCAGCACATCCAACTTTATCTGAGGCGATTCATGAAGCGTTAATGCAAGCAGTAGGACATGCTGTACATGCTTAA
- a CDS encoding dihydrolipoamide acetyltransferase family protein, with protein sequence MAVEVVMPKLGMAMKEGIITNWNIKAGDNVAKGELIASINSEKIETEIEAPADGTVLDIAVSEDEGVPPGTVICYIGKPNEKVEMQESTHVVEEKTFNIEVQNVQNQEPNGKEVAKQRIKISPVAKKIAKSENLGIKVLVGTGPGGRITKADVLKALEVRGIVPEISEQEESNVIPVTGMRKAIANRMHASLQNSAQLTLTMKVDVTDLVALHKEIAKVVQKRYDNKLTITDFVSRAAVLALGEHKEMNSAYIDDAIHQFEHVHLGMAVALEKGLIVPAIRFANNLSLVELSKEIKNVAQKARAGSLSSDDMHGTTFTISNLGSFGIEYFTPVLNTPETGILGIGAIEHVPVYKGKKLKKGSMLPLSLTFDHRVLDGAPAAAFLRTIKHYLEEPITILL encoded by the coding sequence ATGGCTGTAGAAGTTGTAATGCCAAAGTTAGGTATGGCGATGAAAGAAGGTATTATTACGAACTGGAATATTAAAGCAGGCGATAATGTAGCAAAAGGAGAACTAATTGCTAGTATTAATTCAGAAAAAATTGAAACGGAAATTGAAGCGCCAGCTGATGGTACGGTGCTTGATATAGCTGTAAGTGAAGATGAAGGGGTGCCGCCTGGTACTGTAATTTGCTACATCGGTAAACCGAATGAAAAAGTAGAAATGCAGGAAAGCACACATGTGGTAGAAGAAAAAACATTTAATATAGAAGTACAAAATGTACAAAATCAAGAACCAAATGGGAAAGAAGTAGCCAAGCAAAGAATTAAAATTTCACCTGTAGCGAAGAAAATTGCAAAGTCTGAAAATTTAGGTATCAAGGTGTTAGTTGGTACAGGTCCTGGCGGAAGGATTACAAAGGCAGATGTATTAAAAGCACTTGAGGTAAGAGGAATCGTTCCGGAAATATCTGAACAAGAAGAAAGTAACGTGATTCCTGTTACTGGTATGCGTAAAGCGATCGCAAATCGTATGCACGCAAGCTTACAAAATAGCGCACAATTAACGTTAACGATGAAAGTAGATGTAACAGATTTAGTTGCTTTACATAAAGAAATAGCGAAAGTTGTACAAAAAAGATATGATAATAAATTAACCATTACGGATTTCGTCTCGCGTGCTGCTGTATTAGCACTTGGAGAGCATAAAGAAATGAACAGCGCTTATATAGATGATGCAATTCATCAATTTGAACATGTGCATTTAGGCATGGCAGTCGCATTAGAAAAAGGGTTAATCGTTCCAGCTATTCGCTTTGCAAATAATTTATCTTTAGTAGAATTGTCTAAAGAGATTAAGAATGTGGCACAAAAGGCGCGAGCAGGTAGCTTAAGTAGTGATGATATGCACGGAACGACATTTACAATTAGTAATTTAGGTAGCTTTGGTATTGAATATTTCACACCTGTATTAAATACACCTGAGACTGGCATTTTAGGTATTGGCGCAATTGAACATGTTCCTGTATATAAAGGGAAAAAATTAAAAAAAGGTAGTATGTTACCTTTAAGTTTAACATTCGATCATCGTGTACTAGACGGTGCACCAGCAGCTGCATTTTTACGCACAATTAAACATTATTTAGAAGAACCTATAACAATTCTTTTATAA
- a CDS encoding DUF4085 domain-containing protein — MKYFTRDWYKEMQVLEFVSFIDSIKEWSEMDIESLKEEIEKRKIDLLKFLPESIYSIIQNITTNSEYPSGELKKRMRKWSTDYEKRVAQLDQSYVEYFNSIEKKLPSNVVQLHKASLHDSVIKVVKRKSEDTLSIVLDCSGTFSEFDKFEVTFIGVAKCSMPENFENAWWLYHEIALTEDGFELGVLFDCPFREVTICATDVLLVKK, encoded by the coding sequence TTGAAATATTTTACAAGAGATTGGTATAAAGAAATGCAAGTTTTAGAATTTGTAAGTTTTATAGATTCTATAAAAGAATGGTCGGAAATGGATATAGAAAGTTTAAAGGAGGAAATTGAGAAAAGGAAAATAGATTTATTAAAGTTCCTTCCTGAATCGATATACTCAATTATACAAAACATCACAACTAATTCAGAATACCCATCAGGTGAACTGAAAAAACGTATGCGAAAGTGGTCAACAGATTATGAGAAAAGAGTGGCACAATTAGATCAATCATACGTAGAATATTTTAATTCCATTGAGAAAAAACTTCCGTCAAATGTCGTTCAGTTACACAAGGCATCATTACACGACAGTGTAATTAAAGTAGTAAAGAGAAAGTCAGAAGATACTTTGTCTATCGTATTAGATTGCAGTGGTACTTTTAGTGAATTTGATAAATTTGAAGTAACCTTTATAGGAGTAGCAAAGTGTTCTATGCCGGAAAACTTTGAAAATGCTTGGTGGTTATATCATGAAATAGCTCTTACTGAAGATGGTTTTGAACTAGGTGTTTTATTCGACTGTCCATTTAGAGAAGTGACGATTTGTGCGACAGATGTATTACTTGTGAAGAAATAA
- a CDS encoding PP2C family serine/threonine-protein phosphatase has translation MHTTNNRQHSWVGSREMCLDEISVKQYGDIVLGAYGGNISAGAKKNEYGALVWSNGDWEFAAILDGHNSAKSVDLVVNTIEKEYENIKVILNESINTVFQSIENHILTIFQSSSLKEKCKKIKGETACLLCVRKENYIWWLSIGDCLVYVFHEELHKLGQYALNQRHFYEWIGNVNTFDLPVPCYSSGIRELRTGKNRIVMVTDGVLECGERRYETPVNLYNAMNRNDKTLKENIHNVLEHVHHQLGRDSATIISWDVENKRHATYPSDQPEKR, from the coding sequence ATGCATACAACAAATAATAGACAACATTCATGGGTTGGAAGTAGAGAAATGTGTTTAGACGAAATTTCGGTAAAGCAATATGGTGATATCGTGCTCGGTGCATATGGTGGGAATATTAGTGCCGGAGCAAAAAAGAACGAATATGGTGCGTTAGTTTGGTCAAATGGTGATTGGGAATTTGCAGCTATATTAGATGGACATAATAGTGCAAAAAGTGTTGATTTAGTAGTAAATACAATCGAAAAAGAATATGAAAATATAAAAGTAATTTTGAATGAATCAATTAATACAGTGTTTCAATCTATTGAAAATCATATACTGACAATTTTTCAGTCATCTTCATTAAAGGAAAAGTGCAAAAAAATTAAAGGTGAAACAGCTTGCTTACTATGTGTAAGGAAAGAAAATTATATATGGTGGCTTTCTATCGGTGATTGTTTAGTGTATGTATTTCATGAAGAGTTACATAAGTTAGGACAATATGCATTAAATCAACGTCATTTTTACGAATGGATTGGAAATGTAAACACATTTGATTTACCTGTGCCTTGCTATTCATCAGGTATTCGTGAATTACGTACTGGAAAGAACCGAATTGTAATGGTGACAGATGGTGTATTAGAATGCGGGGAACGCCGATATGAAACACCTGTAAATTTGTATAATGCTATGAATAGAAATGATAAAACACTTAAAGAAAATATTCACAATGTTTTAGAACACGTGCATCATCAGTTGGGACGTGATAGTGCGACAATTATTAGTTGGGACGTAGAAAATAAAAGGCATGCTACGTATCCGAGTGATCAGCCGGAGAAAAGGTAA
- the acoB gene encoding acetoin:2,6-dichlorophenolindophenol oxidoreductase subunit beta translates to MTRTVSMSTAINEAMKISMRRDENVILIGEDVAGGAQVDHLQDDEAWGGVLGVTKGLVQEFGRNRILDTPISEAGYMGAAMAAAATGLRPIAELMFNDFIGSCLDQVLNQGAKFRYMFGGKAKVPVTVRTMHGAGFSAAAQHSQSLYALFTSIPGIKVVVPSTPYDAKGLLLAAIEDDDPVIFFEDKTLYNMKGEVPEGYYTIPLGKADIKREGSDVTIVAIGKQVHTALAAAEQLSKKGLEVEVIDPRSLSPLDEDTILASVEKTNRLIVIDEANPRCSIATDIAAIVADKGFDLLDAPIKRITAPHTPVPFSPPLEKLYLPTPEKVIETISEMIGDQSLLHV, encoded by the coding sequence ATGACTAGAACAGTAAGTATGTCAACTGCAATTAATGAAGCGATGAAAATATCGATGCGCCGTGATGAAAATGTAATTTTAATAGGAGAAGACGTTGCAGGTGGTGCACAAGTTGATCATTTGCAAGATGATGAAGCATGGGGCGGTGTTCTTGGTGTTACGAAAGGACTTGTACAAGAGTTTGGTCGAAATCGTATATTGGATACACCAATTTCTGAAGCGGGTTATATGGGAGCCGCGATGGCAGCTGCTGCAACTGGGTTACGTCCGATAGCTGAGTTAATGTTTAATGATTTTATCGGTAGTTGTCTTGACCAAGTATTAAACCAAGGTGCGAAATTCCGTTATATGTTTGGAGGTAAAGCAAAAGTACCTGTTACAGTACGTACGATGCATGGCGCTGGTTTTAGTGCAGCAGCTCAGCATTCACAAAGTTTGTACGCATTATTTACGAGCATACCAGGTATTAAAGTTGTTGTTCCTTCCACGCCGTATGATGCAAAAGGCTTATTATTAGCAGCAATTGAAGACGATGACCCAGTAATCTTCTTTGAAGATAAAACACTTTACAACATGAAAGGTGAAGTGCCAGAAGGATACTATACAATTCCATTAGGGAAAGCCGATATTAAACGGGAAGGTTCTGATGTAACAATCGTCGCAATTGGAAAACAAGTTCATACGGCGCTTGCAGCTGCTGAGCAATTATCGAAAAAGGGGCTTGAAGTAGAAGTAATCGATCCACGATCTTTATCACCACTTGATGAAGATACGATTTTAGCATCTGTTGAAAAAACAAATCGTCTTATCGTCATTGACGAAGCAAACCCAAGATGTAGTATCGCAACAGATATCGCGGCAATTGTAGCGGATAAAGGATTTGATTTGCTAGATGCACCTATTAAACGAATTACAGCACCACATACACCTGTTCCGTTTTCGCCACCACTTGAAAAGTTGTATTTGCCAACGCCAGAAAAAGTAATTGAAACTATATCAGAAATGATCGGAGACCAATCTTTATTACATGTGTAA
- a CDS encoding DUF4181 domain-containing protein: MSLVVFEKVVRKKLNIPKQTDWNSKYVNNFHKWGTRALIISYIIVTMICATLNPVYISNLPILFLITLYCLQSFMEWKFDKESREYVISLGAVPLLVITGIMLNLFFYT, from the coding sequence ATATCCTTAGTTGTTTTTGAAAAAGTAGTGAGGAAAAAACTAAATATACCGAAACAAACAGACTGGAATAGTAAATATGTAAACAACTTTCATAAATGGGGCACTAGGGCTCTTATTATTTCTTATATAATTGTTACGATGATATGTGCTACTTTAAATCCCGTTTATATTAGTAATTTACCCATTTTATTTTTAATAACTTTATACTGCCTTCAATCATTTATGGAGTGGAAATTTGATAAAGAATCGAGGGAATATGTCATTTCTTTAGGAGCGGTTCCGCTATTAGTAATAACAGGAATTATGCTTAATCTTTTCTTTTATACCTAG
- a CDS encoding Rrf2 family transcriptional regulator, translated as MKYSKATNYALHTMLFLAKATPNKLVSVHQLAEMQNVSPTYLSKILTKLTKEGMIHSSSGPKGGYSLSKNWEDISFLDIIHAIEGKTSLFECCLHDKPGCLINEVMLAAEEKMEEELRNQKIVDLAKKIKVDF; from the coding sequence ATGAAATATTCTAAAGCTACAAATTATGCTCTTCATACAATGCTTTTTCTGGCAAAGGCTACACCAAATAAGTTAGTTAGTGTTCACCAATTAGCAGAAATGCAAAATGTTTCACCAACGTACTTGTCTAAAATACTAACTAAGTTGACGAAGGAAGGGATGATACATTCATCATCTGGTCCAAAGGGCGGTTACTCGCTTAGTAAGAATTGGGAAGATATTTCATTTTTAGATATTATACATGCAATTGAAGGTAAAACATCATTGTTTGAATGTTGTTTACATGACAAACCTGGATGTTTAATTAATGAAGTAATGCTTGCAGCAGAAGAGAAAATGGAAGAAGAGTTACGAAATCAAAAAATCGTAGATCTTGCGAAAAAAATAAAAGTGGATTTTTAA
- a CDS encoding class I SAM-dependent methyltransferase, translated as MMTKFWNDRYKSDEYFYGEEPNTFIKEQAFRLANHNKVIAFAEGEGRNAVFLARQGNEVTAIDYSEDGLEKTKKLAEKHNVNVHTKKVDLLADSLPENEYDAAIMVFGHFHDDYKKMILGKMIQTIKPGGLIMFEVYSKKQINYGTGGPKDVDMLYDPIDILTWCEEHKVIHFFNGEQERIEGKGHTGLADVIQVVIRK; from the coding sequence ATGATGACTAAATTTTGGAATGATCGATATAAATCAGATGAATATTTTTACGGGGAAGAACCTAATACATTTATTAAAGAACAAGCATTTCGTTTAGCAAATCACAATAAAGTAATAGCTTTTGCGGAGGGAGAAGGTAGAAATGCTGTATTTCTAGCAAGACAAGGGAACGAAGTAACAGCTATTGATTATTCGGAAGATGGATTAGAGAAGACAAAAAAATTGGCAGAGAAGCATAACGTAAACGTGCATACAAAAAAAGTAGATTTATTAGCTGATAGTTTGCCAGAAAATGAATATGATGCAGCAATTATGGTATTTGGACATTTTCATGATGATTATAAAAAAATGATATTAGGTAAAATGATACAAACGATAAAGCCTGGTGGTTTAATTATGTTTGAAGTTTACTCAAAAAAACAAATAAACTATGGTACTGGTGGACCAAAAGATGTTGATATGCTGTATGATCCAATTGATATCCTTACTTGGTGTGAAGAACATAAGGTAATTCATTTCTTTAATGGCGAACAAGAGCGAATTGAAGGGAAAGGGCACACTGGTTTAGCTGATGTTATTCAAGTTGTTATTAGAAAATGA
- a CDS encoding GrpB family protein yields MLGLPYGKVFLVPWTEEWEIEFMKEKQLIEEQIGEHILAIHHIGSTSIPYLSAKPIIDIAIELENYTDGIHCIKKLELLNYKYRKEVLPERYYFNKGEPRTHQIHMYEQGNTYLIEQLQFRDYLIDNKTARMQYEQLKIQLSQANPTDKHKYAEDKTNFITSILTKINV; encoded by the coding sequence ATGTTAGGTTTACCGTATGGGAAAGTGTTTTTAGTGCCGTGGACTGAAGAATGGGAAATTGAGTTTATGAAAGAGAAACAACTCATTGAGGAACAAATTGGCGAACATATTTTAGCGATACACCATATTGGTAGTACTTCTATTCCATATTTAAGTGCAAAGCCCATTATTGATATAGCAATTGAATTAGAAAATTATACGGACGGTATACATTGTATTAAAAAGTTAGAACTACTAAACTATAAATATAGAAAAGAAGTATTACCCGAAAGATACTATTTTAATAAAGGTGAACCAAGAACTCATCAAATTCATATGTATGAACAAGGGAATACATATTTAATAGAACAATTACAATTTCGTGATTACTTAATAGACAATAAAACTGCACGCATGCAGTATGAACAGTTAAAAATTCAACTTTCACAAGCTAATCCTACTGATAAACATAAGTATGCAGAGGATAAAACTAATTTCATTACATCTATATTAACTAAAATAAATGTTTAA